Part of the Benincasa hispida cultivar B227 chromosome 11, ASM972705v1, whole genome shotgun sequence genome, CCTTTGATGTGAAGGAAGGTTAGAGATAACATGTATCAAATCTTTGATGTGAAGGATAGACTATGGTCTATGAGGTCTTCAAGACCAAAAGAGAAATATGTTACTTTCAAAGGTCTATATCTAAAATCATGGAGTTAATAATAAACATATGGAGAAGGGACTGTAAGGATTAAGGTGTGTTGATGTTATTACAATAATGTTGGTTACACAGACAACTCGACGCCATTTTTATGAGTTTTCATCATCCTCTTGTGTGTCATCCGATGTTAGAAGATGGCCAAGGGCAACTTTCGCCTTCTTCGGTTTTGGCAAGGCTTCCTCACCAGCAGCCCCATCAATCTTCCTCTTTGATTGTTCGTCCCCCTGGTCTTCTTCATTGCTCTGCCTCTTTGGCTGCTCAACTGCCAAATCTTCTTCATTTTCAGTTTCGTTCGCCTTTGCAGTGGGTGCCTCATCTTCTCCCAACACTGTTGGCTGCGAATGAGTTGTCCCAACTTTCCCTTTATCTTTGAGTTCTCCTTTCTTAGATGTTTTTTCCTGTTCTTCCAAGAACAAGCGGATTTCTTCATTGCTAGCCAAATCAAGAGGGGTTTGTCCTGCCTTTGTTCTAGCACTCAAGCTTGCACCTTTCTTTGCTAAGTACTTAACAAGCTCCAAATGTGAACATTGCACGGCATAGTGCAGTGGGGTCATACCCTTTCGAGTAGAAGCTTTAACCGATCCACCACATGAGATCAAAGTACGAACTACTTCTAAATGTCCCTTCTGAGATGCAAAATGTATTGCAGCCATATCATCCATGGCAGCAGCACCAACATCGGCCTTGTTCTTGCATAGATAATTTATAACTTCTGCTTGTCCAGACCATGCTGCCAAATGCAGTCTATATTTCAAAGTTTGCTAGAGTGAAGGAAACACAGTCGAAGGGCTGGGATGCTAGAATTAGTGTATTGGCAAAAAAAAGTAACAAGACTAAAGTGAGAGCTAGCTCTTCATGACATTGAAAAGATAAGAGCCACTTAATAACCTGTTGAGCGTAATATATTGTGATAAAAGTTTAAAGCATAAGGTAAAGAGGACTTTCAAGAACTTGAATACAACCTTTAACTGAGATAGTAAAAGGCGTGGGACAGGAGGATTGAGCGAGCATCTCTGTTATGCTTTATACTCTGTTATGTTATGATATAAAGCGGCATTAATACACCAGGAACCCTGCTCAAGCAGAAACTCTACAAGCAGGGTTtcttggaaaagaaattgagaATATTGCATTTTTACTCCTTACAATTTTaacattaaattttcaatttcatccaGTCAATCCTTAAACTTGAGTAAGTGCAACCACCAAAGCGTTCAATTTCGAAGTACAAAAATGCTCAAACTCAACCATGAAAATGCCCGAACCAAGCCACAGAATCAAACTGGTAAAAAAGACTCCAAATTCAACAATGAAATGCAAACCCGTCTGAAAAGCATCCAAACAGGTGCGGTATACCTAGTACCCACAAAAATAGTCATGTACATGTAGAGTTTTTtgcaaaatattagaagagtAAGTTGTCTCATAATGCAAAAGTTCAAGAAAGTGATGGACTCCAAGCATTATAAAAGGAGCCTATGGTTTCAAGTTGTTTGAGTTAGAAGCATTTTATGCTTGGGTGTGCTAACTCTAGTTAAattccctctttttttttttcagtttgaGAGTGGGGAAAAGGGGGTTTGACTCGTACAAAAGTTTTGAGAGAGTGTTCTTCTAGTTGGAGGAGAGAATTCATTGTGGCTATaataatttttcacatagtgAATTTCAATCTTGTGAGCCTTGGTTTTTTCGGATTTGGAGTTTTCTACATAAATTCTTGTGTATcttactttgttttcttttaatttctctgcTATTTTCAGTTTGTTCTTGCAGTAGAAATGGGAGAATTTTCCAACAGTACAGCCCTAAGAACACTTGTAGTAAGCTAaaacttgttaaaaaaaaaagttgaaaaattaaACTCATTATGGGCAAGCGTTGCCCTCCTTCAATATAGAGTTTAATTTGATGAAACTACAagttgaaatgttaaaattaactCCCCAAGCTAAATACAAggtaagaaaatgaaaatttcccAAAGAACTAGTTTTAAGTAGCATCACAACGTCTTGCTTGTGCTTCATGGCAGTGGCAGGTATATTGGGGAAAATTTTCCTTCATTTATTTAGTAAATAGTCAATAAAAGGTGTCCTGACTAGCTGTTCAGATCATTCAGGATTACTCCAAGATTTCTGCTCGTTAGTTTGCAAGCAGCCATATAATTCCTAGTTTTCTAGTCTTTAGAATTAATGTCCTAACATGCTTTTACATGGTAAGCTATCAAACAATAGGAGAAGCAATGCACCCATTCCCTCCCTTTATGATATAATGAGCTGACGAGCTAATCTATCAACAGGAAAAGGAATATTGTATGATGAGATACAGTGTTGTAGAGCAACAGCAAAATTCAAAGACAGCCAGTTATCCAATATTTTTAGAATGTTTTGTATGACCTGTTTATCCACTCTTGACAGTTTAGATATTATCCACTCCCCCTACTACTTCAGAAGCATAGATTTGATAATAGCCGTGAGGCAAAAGTCCAACCAAAGTCTCACAATGAAAGCTTGATAATCACCCGACATGAAACAAACTAAAAGTTATAAGACTCTTCTCATTAAGTCAGTGACAGGCTTGAAAAAGAACTTTTACtaaggaaatttttttaaatgaaagataACAGTTACATATTGGTTTCTCTTCCTTCGTAGATAAAAAGTAATGGTGCAACTTTACTTCATCGACAACTCCAGTTTCATCAAAATACATGGATGCAAGATGtcttttgaatttaatgaatgtACTCAAACTCTCTCATCAAATGACTCTAATTATGTGATAAAGTCACAAAATTCAATTCAATCACTAATCACCATGCAGCATTagattggtttagattgtttgaTTCATTTACCCTAAAATTTattatcccaaaaaaaaaaaaaaacagtaatagccatcttattttccaaaaattattGAAGGATACAAGACTTAAAAATAAGAACTTCGGTGCATAATAATATATCCTCATATTAAGATATCAAAGAAATTAATCTACTTGGATTTGTTCGGTTGATTCAACCTAGAAACAACATTACGAAGCTACTTAAACCAATCTAACTTGAGCAACTTCAATTTAATTGAACTCAAACTGAATCAAACAAAGCTATAATTGAACATATCTCAAGGATTTGAGTTAAGCAGCACGAAGGGCATGATGATTCgcacaaaattctaaaaataattgAGTCTGGAAATAACAATTAACCAAAGCTATAATCGAACATATCTCAAGGATTTGAGTTAAGCAGCACGAAGGGCATGATGATTCgcacaaaattctaaaaataattgAGTCTGGAAATAACAATTAACAGGATGAAACATAAGGATACGGAGTCCGGGAGTGCTTATCTCTGGAATTGACAGACGAAGGGTTAGATGCCAAAATTGAAATGACGGAACTCAAGTCGCCGTTTCTAGCGGCGGCGTGAAGTTGATCGTCACCGCCGGTGGCTCCGCTCCTTCTTTGAGGCCTTCCCATTTTACGGTTGTTCACCTTTCAAGCTTCCGAGAGTGAAAATGGAGGAGCTGACAGCTCAGAAGGAAGAAGAACCATTGGACCTTTGAGACCAAAACTTTGTGGGCTTTCTCGAGACGGGTCTCTTAGGGCATTGTCCATGGACTTTGATTATCTCTGCCTGAATTATTAAgcccattttcaaaattttattacaCCATTTTGAGGGTAATTAAATTGAGTAACACGAtgtataacaatattttaaaagaattgtaaatataacaaaatatattactttattggtgatagactcctaccagtAATAAAGGTCTATCACTTAGAGACTCCTACTAACGATATGGTTTATcataatctaaattttattatatgtgCAAATTATTTTACATGGTGCATTATTTATCGATACTTTATGTTTgcttgctatatttgcaattgtccTTAATTTTAATCATAACAAGTAGTAAAAAATGCTTTGTACAAGTTTGTGTAGATATAATATCTTAGGCAAATAACCCGTATGGAATATGGAGATGTGAATCTTTGATCTCGACGGGAGGAGTACATATTAATAATGTACTTATTTTCACAAATTATTAGCAAATCACGACATGATTCAACCTAACAATCACTTTTTCACTTTCTAACTTATTAAAAATGTATGAGTGTCAAGCTAATCTCGTGAGAGTTGCCCCACCACGTTGACAACATTTGAAACCCAGAGAAAAAAGGCACCCTCGGGAAGAGATCCCCAACTGTCAAAAGTATGGTCAGTCTACCTTGTCCTTCGACGTTGAGATCTGGTGCCACGAACCAACCTTCTATGAGATTGGAGGAGTATTCCCTTCTGAAACGGATGAAATTGATTTCAACCTCTACAGTTATGTCTCTTGCTGAAAGGTTCTCTATATTCTTGTGTAAGAATGTTCTAATTCTTTGTTTGAATGGTCCTCTAATCAACATGTACCATTCATCATCATTTATTTCTAAATAATTTAGGTTTCATTTgataacaaattttgatttttgaaaattgtatttattttttcataattgTGCTTAGTGGGTGTTTGGGCCATCAACTTCGAATTAGTGGAGTGAATTCTTATAACCCACTCCATGTTTGAGGCTCCAGTTGTAACATTGGTGTTTttcaactattataacctacaatTAACTACATTACtactattttaaatttatctatgcTCCAATGTTTACTATTTGTTTATCATCCTCTTTTTCCCTCTTTATTATAatgttcattattttttaaccagactaaaataatatgcatttcaaatacaaattattataactcaCAGATTATAATAATCATTgattataataactaattcaATATCTCAAATACTTCCTAAAGATAATTTAGAAATCAacatttgtatatttttaatgtatttAGATTTTGAAGTGCAGAACTATTACATTAAAAATGATAACAACTTAGATAAATGTAGCAATCCTTGTTAtaaattcctttccttttgttaaattaaaatatttatgatatattatattaaaaactacataatattgtaaaataataattatacagaatttataacataaaacacatgttcataaaattaaataataataattaaagatTGAACACAATGTTTATTGGTAAGTAGATGTATTTTTATGGGTTATAAACATATTATCGAATAcgttttaaataattaatgctAATTTCAAAATCTACTCCAAATGACATATTTGAAGaatattgaaaacataaatatataaactttGTTTTTCCATGGATTCACTTGTGTCTTCATTCACTTGAAAGGTAATTTTCTAGAATAAATTGCAACGAGTGACAAAATTTTGCCATATTTATAAATGtcacataaatatatcatttataaatatgataattttacaattttctaaTCATTATTGATAGACTATTTTAGTTGTTTATCACTAATTGATTATTAGTATGGATATTATTGATAGGTCATTAATATGTTCATGGGTgctttttttaactcttttctaaatttttttataaacaactatttctaaaatttttttataagcaactatttctaattttttttaactctagaaaattattttaaaaaattattattaacacaaaaaaaattgttttctcacaaccttccaaattttaaaccatctAATTGGTTAGGCTCTCGGTTTTTTTATTGAATAGGTCTCCAAGTATCTAATTTGCTATTTAAATGATCTGAAACCTATTAGATTTTGgggatttttaaatataggaaaatgaacatatttataaacataataaaattttactGTCTGTGATAGAtcacgatagactactatctatgtCTATCTGTATCAcgatagacacagatagtaaTCTATCAAGGTATATTACGGTATATCGTAAATAAACTgtgatatttttctattattgtaaatatttttcacAGTTTcgtcatttgaaataatttttttcaagttttttagaaggaaattgaaaattatagaacctattagataaataaaattgaaagtttagtaTTTTATTAAAAGATTCTCCTATTCAACgcagttttaaaaatttaaggatgaaaattataattaaccaatattTACCACTCAACATATATTAAAGTAttgtttcaaatatagaaaaaatgagtcaacttatttatcAATATCACAAAATGTactaatagatagtgatagatagtgacattttactatatttaaaaatatttcaaatgattttatcatttaaaataatatccaAATATATCAATctgttacaatttttttaaggaaataatACATTTTTTGTTCTAGTTTTTTgctctagtttctatttagttctTAGATTTCAAAAGTTATACATTTagtctttaagttttgagttttatttcaatttagtctctaagtttcaaaatgttacaattttacccttgagacttgaattttgttttattttggtccatgaatttcaagattttacatttttaacctcaattttcattaaatacttaatttcaataattaacatcaatttctattaatatttagaaacaattagaaataaaattttaaaagtgataaaaatagtgaaacttaattaattataattcttttcaggatttttaatttattaacataaattaactccaaaagacagaaagtgaatatttaatgaaaaattgaggttaaaagtaTAAACCTAGAGACATTGgaaccaaattgaaaaaaaattcaaatgttaatggtaaaattgtagtattttgaaacttatgggctaaattaaaatcaaatttaaaacttaatgactaaatgtataacattttgaaacatcggaattaaatagaaactagacccaacatctaagaagaaaaaaaataatatatatatatatatatagatccTAACATAAGATGTTGGATATGCCATGATATATGTATCAAaagtatccaattttataacttCCAAACATAAAATTTTGGATCCATAAAGTGTAACCAAGTCTATGTTGTTGGCTTCCCtgatgtaattttatttatttaattaagatgATATATTTTGTATGAATATTATCccagaaatagaaaagaaaaggaaaaaaagggttAAATTTGTTGAAGTGGAATTCCATCTAAAAATGCTTTGAAAAGCACCAAAGATCTCTTGGGTTGAGTTTCTGGAGCCAAGTGAGAAGCACCTCTTATGCTTGCAAATGATAGAAACTTGCCATACACTTCACTCCATCCACCAAcctatatataataataaaatcatactCATTATAATTCAATaccaaaatcaaatatttaatactCATCCTTATTCCTTTcttaattttagagaaattaattattttgtaaataatGCAAATATTTATGCTTTGGAAAAAGAATGgttgaaaaagattaaaaaaaaaaaaatctatttctcaattttttttaaaaaaacagagaaataatgcataattatttataaatataatcaaataaGCTTTAACTGACCTGATTATCCACAAGCCAAACTTTATAAGGCATAGTTGTATTTAGATCCAATGACTTTGCTAACGAATTTACCAATGTTCTAGTTCCAGTAAATGGGATGACTGAATCTTGATCGCCACTGCATGTAAACAGTATATTAATAAGCTTTTTAAATTTACTTTAActtatcaattttaaatattgtatttagTGATAATTTAACACGATATGTCAAAGTAGATAGTTATGACGGTAGAACTTCAATAATATTATTTCCTCTCTAATTAATATTATACTTGTTAAGGTGTCTTGGATTAACTTCTCTCTCTAATTAATATAGCACTTGTTAAGTTATCTTGTATAAACTTCTAAATTCGGAAGTGACAAAGTATcagaatataataaaatatttaataaaaaaatatttttttaaatgtttttaagTTTGTTTTTTGAATATATAATTGGTAgcacatttaaaatttaaaacgtGGTAACAATATTTTTCATCCAAGTACTAAATAATAGGAGAAATCAATACTATGTTTAagagtttcaaattttttaaagtttcgTGGTATTTTTTTAGACAAATCAATATCAATAGGTTTTATCTCAGGTTTAAGATATTGATCTTAACAAAAATattgagattttaattttacGGAAATTTCGATGAGAATTGATTCTGATggatatttcttaaaaaattataaaaaaaaattcaaaaaaataaatttaaattaataaacaaatattttattatttctgaACAAAttaatatgtctattatttatattatatttatactagTGGTGTTTTGATGATtatcttttgtattttgtgGAGTTTTCTacgatataatgaaaatatcaattaaGCTTTAATGTCGATGTCGAACTCACGAAAATGTAGAAATATCGATAGAAATTTCGTCGAATATTTAATAGTTTGATTCCATCCAAAAAATAACTATAAcatatttttgaaagtttaaaattattattaatttcaaaaagttataagatatttttgaaataaattacaAAGCTGAGTGTGTTTACCTGTAAACCAAGACCCGAATTTGAGACTTGACGAGTGAGCCTACGACACCAATCGTTGGTATAAGCACATTCTTCATATCATAATGCCAATATCTGCAGATcgtgatttaattaattaatcttttaagTCCCGTacgataactattttattttttgaaaattaagtctataaacactatttccacttttagatttctttttttactATCTACTTTCcatcaattatttaaaaaatcgtCAAAttctgaaaactaaaaaatggctttcaaaaaattattttttttagaaagaattcaacaattgtacttaagaaagatataaagacttaattttaaaaaacaaaaaacaaaaaagaaaatgattaccaaaacgagactttaatttttgttttgttaggTAATTGAAGGATTAATACATTTACTTACGTATTGTTGACGCACAGAGTCCATTGATTAACTCCGACGAGTTTGGCGTGGAGAGCTTTCTGCACATCCTTTCTGTTTAAATATTTTGCTACATTTTCTTGTGAACAAATATCTCTATCAATGCCATTTTTTTCCTGTCACACCCTCAacaatataccaattatatTAACAATTTGTTAATATCAAAATAACAAAGACACAAGTAATATAATATCGCACCGAATTAAGAGGAAATGAAAAGGCTTAGTTTTTGTCTCTTAACTCGTCTTTAGGTTAAATggtaaatttgaacattcaatttttaaatggtGTTTTAGGTTTTGGTTATTTAAGATGTCAAATCTATGTTTACTCTTTGAATTTATCGAATCGAGTTTAAGGGTTGTTTGGCCCAAAGGAAAAATTCTTAGGTGCATCCCGAGCAACATATATCTTTGTGTATTCCATCGAATTATCCAATCATATtcaatcgtatagtaaattcttTTCTATactgaaatattttaattctttttgtgTATTTGTGATGAGAGTGAAATGCATAGAAGTAGGTGCATCCAAGTATTACTCCACCCAAAGAGTTTGAATTGGGTGGAGGGAGTTGTGAACTTCACTCATTATTTGGTCAAAAAGTCAACAAgtccattattttaaaaaaaaatcaaatttatgcATTATTAACTCATTATATTGTAAGCCTTACGACTTCGTAAACTCCCCAGTTACTACTTTCTTGACTTTacaattactaaaaaaataaataatctgGTCTCTATTTAAACTTAAggttagtttaatctttttttgaCTTAAATGCTAAACTCGTGCCCCATATATGTTCTCTCATGACTTATGTTTACTTTACTTTCAAATAGATCACGAACTTCTAATAAGATTGTGTTTAGTtagtctaaatatttttaattgattttaataaatttttaaacttttaattttttgtctGATGAGTTTATGTCGTTTTATTTTGTAAGGATATGTTTTggagtaattttgaaataattaaagttCATTTTTGTCATGTTTGAAATTATCctcaaatatttttaatcattcaaattaaattgattagttttatactttttaacACATTTTTCATaccatcaaaattgattttgaatgattaaagaaacacttaatatatattaaaaaaaagtaattttaagaataaaaaattatactttTGATCCTTGAAATTTTAGCTGATAGCATTTTAGTCTA contains:
- the LOC120091020 gene encoding putative ankyrin repeat protein RF_0381 → MGRPQRRSGATGGDDQLHAAARNGDLSSVISILASNPSSVNSRDKHSRTPLHLAAWSGQAEVINYLCKNKADVGAAAMDDMAAIHFASQKGHLEVVRTLISCGGSVKASTRKGMTPLHYAVQCSHLELVKYLAKKGASLSARTKAGQTPLDLASNEEIRLFLEEQEKTSKKGELKDKGKVGTTHSQPTVLGEDEAPTAKANETENEEDLAVEQPKRQSNEEDQGDEQSKRKIDGAAGEEALPKPKKAKVALGHLLTSDDTQEDDENS